A DNA window from Immundisolibacter sp. contains the following coding sequences:
- a CDS encoding phage tail length tape measure family protein, producing the protein MSDRNLELALRIRADMADAAKQVQQVDAAIDKLGATGRDTAQDLNATAGAADNAASSLNKEAGAATAAAAAHGKLAPAVANGANAMRRAGLTAGQYQQAMRQLPAQVTDIVTGLASGQSVFMVAIQQGGQLRDSFGGVTPALRALVGLISPTVVAVTAGAGAFALIGKALFDGYREMQRYEQALISTGNTVGLTAGQLSDLADRVGEASNAYGDAETATAALAASGKITGAALEDATRAAVALAKLTGDSIEDTTSKIIKLATAPTKVMEELNSQYHFLTISIYDQVTALEKQGRTQEAAQVAIEAFANVHEQRVKEAEERAGSLEKAWRAVRNSIASAWDGLKEVGKDNTQADLRAAQARLDFLQASRANFPGDAQQRIDAAQAEVDSLKAQVLVQGQVARLQADSQARTDAAIAKKQAQEKAEEEWERLRLANLDRQQKLEQEIADIRKTGLAANKTEPEIKAQEDAARARAAPAVAKPARGSTAKTAAQQAEDAAQRELANLEKQVALLGAVEDGQKRASEEARVRYEIENGGLAAASAATQQQLIDQAKVLDAKRADQLAEQQRKRAAEETEKAYDSLRESLRTPAEVAVDTAIESIEKLNAALKAGLITADEYNAQVGKVVEKSFAPPPSFAGLAPEIGGIDSEQFRLDQASERLQEWYDQRLEQLADSRRREADLNAEWDAWELESKKQYQAKLAELGDAQNQLTLTRGEEAFGAMADMARRAAGEQSTAYRALFAISKGFALAQAVMSLGISLAKAQEKGFPWSFAETASVVAQFANISAIISSAVLGYADGGQIRGPGTRTSDSVPIWASDREYMVRAASATQPGALSFLDDFNRRGMAAVADWRGFADGGLITAAEPRMALSDGPPMQAVNKNNMRVYVVQNEDQLAQRLAQHPALEKAIVVTAGQNGSAIQAQW; encoded by the coding sequence GTGTCAGACCGTAACCTCGAACTCGCGCTGCGCATCCGCGCCGACATGGCGGATGCGGCCAAGCAGGTGCAGCAGGTCGACGCCGCCATCGACAAGCTGGGCGCGACCGGTCGCGACACTGCGCAGGATCTGAACGCCACCGCCGGCGCGGCGGACAACGCGGCCAGCAGCCTCAACAAGGAAGCCGGCGCCGCCACTGCCGCCGCCGCCGCGCACGGCAAGCTGGCGCCGGCCGTGGCCAACGGCGCCAACGCGATGCGTCGCGCCGGCCTGACCGCCGGTCAGTACCAGCAGGCCATGCGCCAGCTGCCGGCGCAGGTGACGGACATCGTGACCGGCCTGGCATCCGGGCAGTCGGTGTTCATGGTGGCAATCCAGCAGGGCGGGCAGCTGCGCGATTCCTTCGGCGGCGTCACGCCTGCGCTGCGTGCGCTCGTGGGTCTCATCTCGCCTACGGTGGTCGCCGTCACGGCCGGTGCTGGCGCCTTCGCGTTGATCGGCAAGGCGCTGTTCGACGGCTACCGGGAAATGCAGCGCTACGAGCAGGCGCTGATCAGCACCGGCAACACGGTGGGCCTGACCGCCGGGCAGCTATCCGACCTCGCCGACCGCGTGGGCGAGGCCAGCAATGCCTACGGCGACGCCGAGACCGCCACCGCGGCACTGGCGGCCAGCGGCAAGATCACCGGCGCGGCCCTGGAAGACGCCACCCGCGCGGCGGTGGCCCTGGCCAAGCTGACCGGCGACAGCATCGAGGACACCACCAGCAAGATCATCAAGCTGGCGACCGCGCCGACCAAGGTGATGGAGGAGCTGAACAGCCAGTACCACTTCCTGACGATCTCCATCTATGACCAGGTGACGGCGCTGGAAAAGCAGGGCCGCACGCAGGAGGCCGCGCAGGTGGCCATCGAAGCGTTCGCCAACGTGCACGAGCAACGCGTGAAGGAAGCGGAAGAACGCGCCGGCTCGCTCGAAAAGGCCTGGCGCGCGGTGCGCAACTCGATCGCGTCCGCGTGGGATGGCCTCAAGGAAGTCGGTAAGGACAACACGCAGGCTGATCTGCGCGCCGCCCAGGCACGGCTGGATTTCCTGCAGGCCAGTCGCGCCAACTTCCCCGGCGACGCTCAGCAGCGCATCGACGCCGCCCAGGCCGAGGTGGACAGCCTCAAGGCGCAGGTGCTGGTGCAGGGGCAAGTCGCCCGCCTGCAGGCCGATTCGCAGGCCCGCACCGACGCCGCCATCGCCAAGAAACAGGCGCAGGAAAAGGCGGAGGAGGAGTGGGAGCGCCTGCGCCTGGCGAACCTGGACCGCCAGCAGAAGCTGGAGCAGGAGATCGCCGACATCCGCAAGACCGGCTTGGCCGCCAACAAGACCGAGCCGGAGATCAAGGCGCAGGAGGATGCCGCCCGCGCCCGCGCGGCGCCGGCCGTGGCGAAACCCGCGCGCGGCAGCACTGCCAAGACCGCCGCGCAGCAGGCGGAGGACGCCGCCCAGCGCGAGCTGGCCAACCTGGAAAAGCAGGTGGCCCTGCTGGGCGCGGTCGAGGACGGCCAGAAGCGCGCGAGCGAGGAAGCCCGCGTCCGCTATGAGATCGAAAACGGCGGCCTGGCGGCGGCCAGCGCCGCCACCCAGCAGCAGCTGATCGACCAGGCCAAGGTGCTGGACGCCAAGCGCGCCGACCAGCTGGCCGAGCAGCAACGCAAGCGCGCGGCCGAGGAAACCGAAAAGGCCTACGACAGCCTGCGCGAGTCGCTGCGCACGCCGGCCGAAGTGGCGGTGGATACCGCCATCGAGAGCATCGAAAAGCTCAACGCCGCGCTCAAGGCGGGCCTGATAACGGCCGACGAATACAACGCGCAGGTCGGCAAAGTCGTCGAAAAGTCCTTCGCGCCGCCGCCATCGTTCGCGGGATTGGCACCGGAAATCGGCGGCATCGACAGCGAGCAGTTCCGGCTCGACCAGGCATCGGAGCGTTTGCAGGAGTGGTATGACCAGCGGCTTGAACAGCTGGCCGACTCCCGGCGCCGCGAAGCGGATCTCAATGCGGAATGGGATGCCTGGGAGCTGGAGAGCAAGAAGCAGTACCAGGCCAAGCTCGCCGAGCTCGGCGACGCCCAGAACCAGCTCACCCTGACGCGCGGCGAAGAGGCCTTCGGCGCCATGGCCGACATGGCCCGCCGCGCCGCCGGCGAGCAGAGCACCGCCTACCGGGCGCTGTTCGCGATCAGCAAGGGCTTTGCGCTGGCGCAGGCGGTTATGTCGCTCGGGATCTCGCTCGCCAAGGCACAGGAAAAGGGCTTCCCCTGGTCCTTCGCCGAGACGGCGTCTGTAGTGGCGCAGTTCGCGAACATCAGCGCCATCATCAGCTCGGCCGTGCTGGGCTATGCCGACGGTGGCCAGATCCGCGGCCCCGGCACGCGCACCAGCGACAGCGTGCCGATCTGGGCATCGGACCGCGAATACATGGTGCGCGCGGCCAGCGCCACGCAGCCCGGCGCGCTGAGCTTCCTGGACGACTTCAACCGGCGCGGCATGGCCGCCGTGGCGGACTGGCGCGGATTTGCCGACGGCGGCCTGATCACCGCGGCCGAGCCGCGCATGGCGCTGTCCGATGGCCCGCCGATGCAGGCCGTCAACAAGAACAACATGCGCGTCTATGTGGTGCAGAACGAGGACCAGCTCGCCCAGCGCCTGGCGCAGCACCCGGCGCTGGAAAAGGCCATCGTGGTCACCGCCGGCCAGAACGGCTCGGCCATCCAGGCGCAGTGGTGA
- a CDS encoding DUF6631 family protein, giving the protein MARKLGNGAVQSTAGQPARRQPAPALAVLHPEREARIADRVVQVREYGYVEGLKLQAACKEFLDALYGLFSAALDPPSTDDLAELIGTHIVTVQWLIAQALTPLDDDPQAFAAAVEQNARWVGRLSERDGDTLTTVWWETNTGFFTRRLQRRLQARLAAERAASQSASSASTTA; this is encoded by the coding sequence ATGGCCCGCAAGCTCGGCAATGGCGCCGTGCAGTCCACTGCCGGCCAGCCCGCGCGCCGCCAGCCGGCGCCGGCGCTGGCCGTGCTGCACCCGGAGCGCGAGGCGCGCATCGCCGACCGGGTGGTGCAGGTGCGCGAGTACGGTTACGTCGAGGGCCTCAAGCTGCAGGCCGCCTGCAAGGAGTTCCTGGACGCGCTGTACGGGCTGTTCTCGGCCGCCCTGGACCCTCCGAGTACCGATGACCTGGCTGAACTGATCGGCACCCACATCGTGACCGTGCAGTGGCTGATCGCGCAGGCGCTGACGCCGCTCGACGACGACCCGCAGGCGTTTGCCGCCGCGGTCGAGCAGAACGCCCGCTGGGTCGGCCGGCTGTCGGAGCGCGACGGCGACACGCTCACCACCGTCTGGTGGGAGACCAACACCGGTTTTTTTACCCGCCGCCTGCAGCGTCGGCTGCAGGCACGGCTCGCGGCCGAGCGGGCGGCAAGCCAGTCGGCATCGAGCGCGTCTACGACTGCCTGA
- a CDS encoding DUF1320 domain-containing protein, which yields MYCTPAQLADAKLVRELAQVATPERLPIVADDLFEAVLRGEDTSAFPAGDVANANEALAVVVRALTDADGVIDGYLALRKPVAYTLPLDPVPGIVGVWARWIARYLLHKDRVNTREETDPVVRDYERAIKFLEQTRDGKFALGADDPLPPPSGGAPAVCAPQRVFTAETLRDYGT from the coding sequence ATGTACTGCACCCCCGCCCAATTGGCCGACGCCAAGCTCGTGCGCGAGCTGGCGCAGGTGGCCACGCCGGAACGGCTGCCCATCGTGGCGGACGATCTGTTCGAGGCCGTGCTGCGCGGGGAGGACACCAGCGCCTTCCCGGCTGGCGATGTCGCCAACGCCAACGAGGCGCTGGCGGTGGTGGTGCGTGCGCTGACCGATGCCGACGGCGTGATCGACGGCTACCTCGCCCTGCGCAAGCCGGTCGCCTACACGCTGCCGCTGGACCCGGTGCCGGGCATCGTCGGCGTCTGGGCGCGCTGGATTGCCCGCTACCTGCTGCACAAGGATCGCGTCAACACGCGCGAGGAGACCGATCCGGTGGTGCGCGATTACGAGCGCGCCATCAAGTTCCTGGAACAGACTCGGGACGGCAAGTTCGCGCTGGGCGCGGACGATCCGCTGCCCCCGCCCAGCGGCGGTGCGCCGGCCGTGTGCGCGCCGCAGCGGGTGTTCACCGCCGAGACGCTGCGGGACTACGGCACGTGA
- a CDS encoding capsid cement protein, with protein sequence MSAASIPVLTLSVKATAALTAARFVTGAGAVAAGAARALGVARTDAAIGEFAPVDVLGMAVVTAGAAIAAEALIEVGTAGKAVTKSAGVVVGRLAPGAVAAADGDLIEVILIPN encoded by the coding sequence ATGTCCGCAGCCTCGATCCCCGTACTCACCCTGTCCGTCAAGGCCACCGCCGCGCTGACGGCCGCTCGCTTCGTCACCGGTGCCGGCGCAGTCGCTGCCGGCGCTGCTCGGGCGCTCGGCGTGGCGCGCACCGACGCCGCCATCGGCGAATTCGCGCCGGTGGACGTGCTTGGCATGGCGGTTGTCACCGCCGGGGCCGCCATTGCCGCCGAGGCGCTGATCGAGGTCGGCACCGCCGGCAAGGCGGTCACCAAGAGCGCCGGTGTCGTGGTGGGCCGGCTGGCGCCGGGCGCCGTGGCCGCCGCCGATGGCGACCTGATCGAAGTGATCCTGATCCCGAACTAA
- a CDS encoding phage virion morphogenesis protein, whose translation MARITFDIDDAQTRADIGRILGLLQNPTQALDDIGEYLIVSTKARFGAGVAPSGVKWKDNSPITLARKKDTRPLHGESGRLGREILKFVDQAEVEVGSNLIYAAVQQFGAKMGEFGRYSQLSRRTKFAEGDWRRNAGTVKGFPIPWGDIPARPFLGLSAEDVRAVLDIVQKHIEGDG comes from the coding sequence ATGGCCCGCATCACCTTCGACATCGATGACGCCCAGACCCGAGCCGACATCGGCCGCATCCTGGGCCTGCTGCAGAACCCGACGCAGGCCCTGGACGATATCGGCGAGTACCTGATCGTCTCCACCAAGGCCCGGTTCGGCGCCGGCGTGGCCCCGTCGGGCGTGAAGTGGAAGGACAACTCGCCGATCACCCTGGCGCGCAAGAAGGACACGCGCCCGCTGCACGGCGAGTCCGGCCGGCTCGGGCGGGAGATCCTGAAATTCGTGGACCAGGCCGAGGTCGAGGTCGGCTCGAACCTCATCTATGCGGCCGTGCAGCAGTTCGGGGCCAAGATGGGCGAGTTCGGGCGCTACAGCCAGCTGTCGCGCCGGACGAAGTTTGCCGAGGGCGACTGGCGGCGCAACGCCGGCACGGTCAAGGGCTTCCCGATCCCGTGGGGCGACATCCCGGCGCGGCCGTTTCTGGGCCTGTCGGCCGAGGACGTGCGGGCGGTCCTGGACATCGTCCAGAAGCATATCGAGGGCGACGGCTGA
- a CDS encoding phage minor head protein translates to MPEPLPSTTAGVFHRPFDEQVAFFRQKLGNLVPTRTWRDMQGAAHDSGFMVAGAQKADLLASLAAAIDRAQAEGTSLEAFRKDFRAAVAATGWTGWTGEGTAGGEAWRTRTIYVTNTKTAYHAGRLAQLRAGNYAYWVYRHNDSVRHPRPEHLSWDGITLPPDHPWWNTHYTPNGWGCECFIVGARSLAGARRLGGKPDKALPADWNSIDPATGAPPGIDEGWGYMPGGTVSDTVRAMAAKTQQWEYTLAKAYMQDVPDTQRDALATAYRELPSVADDVRRYAQRAIAAPQVPDAVAPYRTMGLLTSDQAAQVKAATGTDVGLFDFALDASTVLHVQDVHGDPATETPRGQVAVTAADYGLLPRILNAPDAIERDGSSNVGRGVMRFIKTIGGRRYVAAFEVRTKRKMLALQSLWIVGN, encoded by the coding sequence GTGCCTGAGCCGCTGCCGTCCACCACGGCCGGCGTGTTTCACCGGCCCTTCGACGAGCAGGTCGCGTTTTTCCGGCAGAAGCTCGGCAACCTGGTGCCGACCCGCACCTGGCGCGACATGCAGGGCGCGGCGCACGACAGCGGCTTCATGGTGGCCGGCGCGCAGAAGGCGGACCTGCTGGCCTCGCTGGCCGCGGCCATCGACCGCGCGCAGGCCGAGGGCACCAGCCTGGAGGCATTCCGCAAGGATTTCCGCGCCGCCGTGGCGGCCACCGGCTGGACCGGCTGGACCGGCGAGGGCACCGCCGGCGGCGAGGCCTGGCGCACGCGCACCATCTACGTCACCAACACCAAGACCGCCTACCACGCCGGGCGCCTGGCGCAGCTGCGCGCCGGCAATTACGCCTATTGGGTGTACCGCCACAACGATTCGGTGCGCCACCCGCGTCCGGAGCACCTGAGCTGGGACGGCATCACCCTGCCGCCGGATCATCCCTGGTGGAACACGCACTACACGCCCAACGGCTGGGGCTGCGAGTGCTTCATCGTCGGCGCGCGCAGCCTGGCCGGCGCGCGGCGGCTGGGCGGCAAGCCGGACAAAGCACTGCCGGCGGACTGGAACAGCATCGATCCGGCCACCGGCGCGCCGCCGGGCATCGACGAGGGCTGGGGCTACATGCCCGGCGGCACGGTCAGCGACACCGTGCGCGCCATGGCGGCGAAGACACAGCAGTGGGAATACACGCTGGCCAAGGCGTACATGCAGGACGTGCCGGATACCCAGCGCGATGCGCTCGCCACCGCCTACCGCGAGTTGCCGTCAGTGGCCGACGACGTGCGCCGCTACGCGCAGCGGGCGATTGCCGCCCCGCAGGTGCCGGACGCGGTTGCGCCCTATCGCACCATGGGGCTGCTCACCAGCGATCAGGCCGCGCAGGTAAAGGCGGCGACCGGTACAGACGTGGGGCTGTTCGATTTCGCGCTCGATGCGTCGACGGTGCTGCACGTCCAGGACGTTCATGGCGATCCCGCCACCGAGACACCGCGCGGCCAAGTGGCAGTGACGGCGGCCGACTATGGCCTGTTGCCGCGGATCCTGAACGCGCCGGATGCGATCGAGCGCGATGGATCGTCCAATGTGGGGCGCGGGGTGATGCGGTTCATCAAGACGATCGGTGGGCGCCGCTATGTGGCCGCCTTTGAAGTGCGCACCAAGCGCAAGATGCTGGCGCTGCAGAGCTTGTGGATCGTGGGGAATTGA
- a CDS encoding TraR/DksA C4-type zinc finger protein: protein MYERPADWLDMGADLAERERAAVLAGHAERRAREAAAAAAAAGRTDAQCDDCGAQIEPRRLAAMPHATRCVPCQSLAATQAGRRA from the coding sequence ATGTATGAGCGGCCCGCCGATTGGCTGGACATGGGCGCCGACCTGGCCGAGCGCGAGCGTGCCGCCGTGCTGGCCGGCCATGCCGAGCGCCGCGCGCGTGAGGCGGCCGCCGCCGCTGCCGCCGCCGGCCGCACCGATGCGCAGTGCGACGACTGCGGCGCACAGATAGAGCCGCGGCGCCTGGCCGCGATGCCGCACGCCACCCGCTGCGTGCCCTGCCAGAGCCTGGCGGCAACACAGGCAGGGCGCCGTGCCTGA
- a CDS encoding DUF935 family protein, with amino-acid sequence MSTPRPEPGREIATTADGVDITRGFVGPFLLPFDNVLRTRGNYDLLIYEHVLSDEEVKSALNQRMLAVTQCEWDVEPGGKRAIDKAAAADLKAQLHRIGWDNVTTKMLFGVFYGYAVAEMIYRPEGARVVMDTIKVRNRRRFRFGKDGDLRLLTMSTMTEGIPALPPYFWHFSCGADHDDEPYGLGLAHWLYWSVKFKRNDVAFWLIYAEKFGMPTGVGRYDPDATEGERQKLLAAVRAIQTDSGIILPKGMEIALLEASRSGASDYATLYAAMNAAIQKVVLGQTASTQGTPGKLGNDNLQADVRKDIIKADADLICESFTLGPARWLTEWNFPGAAVPRVYRITEEPEDLDSRATRDKTITEMGFVPSLSYITATYGGDWQARAVPAPTAALPLPADANFAGPAAAGLPVGGEWRPSPYHRRADPAAQFAAAQDNAPLPSAQLAAQLAPLAQPVIDGWIDTLTDMVRQAQPTSFAELRALIVDSYGDLPADQLGALLAAAQEAAQAAGRYDVAQS; translated from the coding sequence ATGAGCACCCCACGCCCGGAGCCGGGCCGCGAAATCGCCACCACGGCGGACGGCGTCGACATCACCCGCGGCTTTGTCGGGCCGTTCCTGCTGCCATTCGACAACGTGCTGCGCACGCGCGGCAACTACGACCTGCTGATCTATGAGCACGTGCTCAGCGATGAGGAGGTCAAGTCCGCGCTGAACCAGCGCATGCTGGCCGTGACGCAGTGCGAGTGGGATGTGGAGCCCGGCGGCAAGCGCGCCATCGACAAGGCGGCGGCGGCCGACCTCAAGGCGCAGCTGCACCGCATCGGCTGGGACAACGTCACGACCAAGATGCTGTTTGGCGTGTTCTACGGCTACGCGGTGGCCGAGATGATCTACCGCCCGGAAGGCGCCCGCGTGGTGATGGACACGATCAAGGTCCGCAACCGGCGCCGCTTCCGCTTCGGCAAGGATGGCGACCTGCGCCTGCTCACCATGTCCACCATGACCGAGGGCATACCGGCCCTGCCGCCCTATTTCTGGCACTTTTCCTGCGGCGCGGACCACGACGACGAACCCTACGGCCTGGGCCTGGCGCACTGGCTGTACTGGTCGGTGAAGTTCAAGCGCAACGATGTAGCGTTCTGGCTGATCTACGCCGAGAAGTTCGGGATGCCGACGGGCGTGGGCCGCTACGACCCGGACGCCACCGAGGGGGAGCGCCAGAAGCTGCTGGCCGCGGTGCGGGCCATCCAGACCGACAGCGGCATCATCCTGCCCAAGGGCATGGAGATCGCCCTGCTTGAAGCCAGCCGCAGCGGCGCATCGGATTACGCCACGCTGTACGCCGCCATGAATGCGGCGATCCAGAAGGTGGTGCTCGGCCAGACCGCCAGCACGCAGGGCACGCCCGGCAAGCTCGGCAATGACAACCTGCAGGCCGACGTGCGCAAGGACATCATCAAGGCCGACGCGGACCTGATCTGCGAGTCCTTCACCCTCGGCCCGGCGCGCTGGCTGACCGAGTGGAATTTCCCCGGCGCCGCCGTGCCGCGCGTGTATCGGATCACGGAGGAGCCGGAGGATCTGGACTCGCGCGCCACCCGCGACAAGACCATCACCGAGATGGGCTTCGTGCCGTCGCTGTCCTACATCACCGCCACCTATGGCGGCGACTGGCAGGCCAGGGCTGTGCCGGCGCCGACAGCCGCCCTGCCGCTGCCGGCCGATGCCAACTTCGCCGGGCCGGCCGCGGCGGGCCTGCCGGTGGGCGGCGAGTGGCGCCCCAGCCCGTACCATCGCCGCGCGGATCCGGCGGCGCAGTTTGCCGCCGCCCAGGACAACGCGCCGCTGCCCAGCGCGCAGCTTGCGGCGCAGCTGGCGCCCCTGGCGCAGCCCGTCATCGACGGCTGGATCGACACGCTCACCGACATGGTGCGTCAGGCCCAGCCCACGAGCTTCGCCGAGCTGCGCGCGCTGATCGTGGACAGCTACGGCGATCTGCCGGCCGACCAGCTCGGCGCCCTCCTCGCCGCCGCGCAGGAAGCGGCGCAGGCGGCCGGCCGCTACGACGTGGCGCAGAGCTGA
- a CDS encoding terminase family protein — MGRARCIPADPKATFLPFQSRWINDNARLKLAEKSRQIGWSWSSAYACVRRTARQGARSDQWVSSRDEMQARLFIDDCKLWADVLRIGAQDFGEQVLDGDQRQTSFDLKFANGHVIHSMSSNPDAQAGKRGGRVLDEFALHKDPRKLWAIAYPGITWGGSLEAFSTHRGSHNFFNLLIREIREAGNPKGISLHRVTLEDALNEGLLFKLQQKLPPDDERQDMDEAAYFDFVRAGCVDEESFEQEYQCRPADDDVAFLEYDLISSAEYAQDIDWWQMEGRELYLGIDIGRKCDLTVLWVVERLGDVLYTRHIEELKAMPKPKQDAIIWPWIQRCRRTCIDATGLGIGWVDDAQHRFDEYRVEGVTFTVKVKEALAYPVRGAMQDRKLRIPYDPTIRADLRSVTKQTTAAGNIRFTAERTPDGHADRFWALALAIHAASSPAAPIEFQSTGRRASALDGTDFGSAGFGTVTGGNDFGGYA; from the coding sequence ATGGGCCGTGCGCGCTGCATCCCGGCCGACCCCAAGGCCACGTTTCTGCCGTTTCAGTCGCGCTGGATCAATGACAACGCCCGCCTGAAGCTGGCCGAGAAATCCCGGCAGATCGGCTGGTCCTGGTCGTCGGCCTATGCCTGCGTGCGGCGCACCGCGCGCCAGGGCGCCCGCTCGGACCAGTGGGTCAGCAGCCGCGACGAAATGCAGGCGCGGCTGTTCATCGATGACTGCAAGCTGTGGGCGGACGTGCTGCGCATCGGCGCGCAGGATTTCGGCGAGCAGGTGCTCGACGGCGATCAGCGACAGACCAGCTTCGACCTGAAATTCGCCAACGGGCACGTGATCCACAGCATGTCGAGCAACCCGGACGCGCAGGCCGGCAAGCGTGGCGGGCGCGTGCTCGATGAGTTCGCGCTGCACAAGGATCCGCGCAAGCTGTGGGCCATCGCCTATCCGGGCATCACCTGGGGCGGCAGCCTGGAGGCGTTCAGCACGCATCGCGGCAGCCACAACTTCTTCAACCTGCTGATCCGCGAGATCCGCGAGGCCGGCAACCCCAAGGGCATCAGCCTGCACCGGGTGACGCTCGAAGACGCCCTCAACGAGGGCCTGCTATTCAAATTGCAGCAGAAGCTGCCGCCCGACGACGAGCGGCAGGACATGGACGAAGCGGCCTATTTCGACTTCGTGCGCGCCGGCTGCGTGGACGAGGAATCGTTCGAGCAGGAATACCAATGCAGGCCGGCCGATGACGACGTCGCGTTCCTGGAATACGACCTGATCTCCTCCGCCGAGTACGCACAAGACATCGACTGGTGGCAGATGGAGGGCCGCGAGCTGTATCTGGGCATCGACATCGGCCGCAAGTGCGACCTGACCGTGCTGTGGGTGGTCGAGCGCCTGGGCGACGTGCTGTACACGCGCCACATCGAGGAGCTCAAGGCCATGCCCAAACCCAAGCAGGACGCGATCATCTGGCCGTGGATCCAGCGCTGCCGGCGCACCTGTATCGATGCCACCGGCCTGGGCATCGGCTGGGTCGATGATGCGCAGCACCGTTTTGACGAATACCGGGTCGAGGGCGTGACCTTCACCGTCAAGGTCAAGGAAGCGCTGGCCTACCCGGTGCGCGGCGCCATGCAGGACCGCAAGCTGCGCATCCCCTACGACCCGACCATCCGCGCCGACCTGCGCAGCGTGACCAAGCAGACCACGGCCGCCGGCAATATCCGCTTCACGGCCGAGCGCACGCCGGACGGCCACGCCGACCGCTTCTGGGCGCTGGCGCTGGCGATCCACGCGGCATCCAGCCCGGCGGCGCCGATCGAGTTCCAGTCCACCGGTCGGCGTGCATCGGCGCTGGACGGCACCGACTTTGGCAGCGCGGGCTTCGGCACCGTGACCGGCGGCAATGACTTCGGAGGCTACGCATGA
- a CDS encoding phage protein Gp27 family protein — translation MPAPSKIDLLDEETRRELDAKIIDNGFGGYVALSEWLAEHGYSIGKSAVGAYGQKLERRLGAIKASTEAARLIAAAAPDEADERSNAIISLVQTEIFESLLALQDAADEADPAKRVEILGKAARNIATLTRASVSRNKWAQDVRGKLATARDAVRKLAAGAGVSDETLAAIDARLQGVV, via the coding sequence GTGCCGGCGCCCAGCAAGATCGACCTGCTCGACGAGGAGACTCGGCGCGAGCTCGACGCGAAGATCATCGACAACGGATTCGGCGGCTACGTGGCCCTGTCCGAGTGGCTGGCCGAGCACGGCTACAGCATCGGCAAGAGCGCCGTCGGCGCCTACGGGCAGAAGTTGGAGCGGCGGCTGGGGGCGATCAAGGCGAGCACCGAGGCGGCCCGCCTGATCGCCGCCGCCGCGCCGGACGAAGCCGACGAGCGCAGCAACGCCATCATCAGCCTGGTGCAGACCGAGATATTCGAATCCCTGCTGGCGCTGCAAGACGCCGCCGACGAGGCCGACCCGGCCAAGCGGGTGGAGATCCTGGGCAAGGCGGCCCGCAACATCGCCACCCTGACCCGCGCCAGCGTGAGCCGCAACAAGTGGGCGCAGGACGTGCGCGGCAAGCTGGCCACCGCCCGCGATGCCGTGCGCAAGCTGGCGGCTGGCGCCGGCGTGTCGGACGAAACGCTCGCCGCCATCGACGCGCGCCTGCAGGGCGTGGTGTGA
- a CDS encoding cytoplasmic protein — MRREIIRWNLLRALDYARPEGTTEVVLLLTIQGLYADATQREIRRELDYLADRALLNIDGRHTGNWHASLARHGVDIVEYAVECQPGIARPPKV; from the coding sequence ATGCGGCGCGAGATCATCCGCTGGAACCTGCTGCGGGCGCTGGATTACGCGCGCCCAGAGGGCACCACCGAGGTGGTGCTGCTGCTGACCATCCAGGGCCTGTACGCCGACGCCACGCAGCGCGAGATTCGCCGCGAGCTGGACTACCTGGCCGACCGCGCGCTGCTGAACATCGACGGCCGGCACACCGGCAACTGGCACGCCAGCCTGGCCCGCCACGGGGTGGACATCGTCGAGTACGCGGTCGAATGCCAGCCGGGCATCGCCCGCCCGCCGAAGGTGTGA